From Solea senegalensis isolate Sse05_10M linkage group LG19, IFAPA_SoseM_1, whole genome shotgun sequence, the proteins below share one genomic window:
- the LOC122784780 gene encoding uncharacterized protein C16orf96 homolog isoform X2, whose translation MFAVKKHSSQEEETRHLRALKEKLSVKLSRPQTNKQTNMSEEDALTLKELLDLSIGTPQAGTVNFSALHALLLAVLRRLGLRDVKVRWRASPPGDAASPLQVDEDEEEDVEPEPQSGSELQERTGGQSELCSRLQSCEDGVSELMKLIPDNLKDEIKELHHQHSMLVAETETAVAAVETCRHSVDDLKTLRDVDTSVFVTWDVMQSSLLGHRGHLDEDLDEEVVDEASEIRPTHTRLHSTSDRHHPSSETWPHQKTDPGPGPVAAGVLQRYSETLEALTNVGKLREKFSGLETRVSALEDGKVDETQLQTQLSPLREDRRASVNHFTVEGFQDLNKNLMDQLNQQKVLMGGVMSDHQRTVDDVQQTIVQLQDECEKLQDSMRRLYEDSGQKQRHIEEMYQTMQQLDERKADKHMVETEIKADKCALDGKVSRRQFDSATEQLTDMFHELLSKVTGQEQNWHKVVHQLSTEMECKLNRIELDSVKKQLEDRWKNIHEKLRKQEAPEHDDAAAIRKRLVDRFHCLSCDRPVVKHTPGPHLVALPSTPGFPSHRSMRPFTVYALEQFRHNNRSDHVPELPDYCHLVVSRSCGGSHTVTSANQRRSGVQSTKSHALPDVDVLIPSEEVDIIGLDGHIYRGRLNAPSIRNTETKLPTIFTKDGSRIKHKSRGFTSNRAAASSPETHNSRSV comes from the exons ATGTTCGCCGTCAAAAAACATtcgtcacaggaagaagaaacacGTCACCTGCGCGCGCTCAAAGAGAAACTTTCAGTGAAACTttcccgcccacaaacaaacaaacaaacaaacatgtcggAGGAGGACGCGCTCACTCTGAAGGAGCTGTTGGATTTATCCATCGGGACACCTCAGGCGGGCACCGTCAACTTCAGCGCCCTGCACGCGCTGCTCCTCGCCGTGCTGAGGCGGCTCGGACTCCGTGATGTGAAGGTCCGGTGGAGGGCGTCTCCGCCCGGGGACGCCGCCTCACCGCTGCAGgtggacgaggacgaggaggaggacgtggaGCCCGAGCCTCAGTCCGGCTCAGAGCTCCAGGAACGGACAGGCGGACAGTCGGAGCTCTGCTCCCGCCTCCAGAGCTGCGAGGACGGCGTGTCTGAG CTCATGAAGCTCATACCAGATAATCTGAAGGATGAAATTAAGGAGCTCCACCACCAGCACAGT ATGCTTGTTGCTGAGACAGAGACGGCGGTCGCCGCCGTGGAGACGTGCCGCCACAGTGTGGACGAcctg AAAACGCTGCGTGACGTGGACACGAGTGTCTTTGTGACCTGGGACGTGATGCAGTCGTCTCTGCTCGGACACAGAGGACACCTGGACGAGGACCTGGACGAG GAAGTTGTTGATGAGGCTTCAGAGatcagacccacacacacacgtctccacAGCACCTCTGACAGACACCACCCGTCCTCAGAGACCTGGCCTCACCAGAAGACTGATCCTGGACCAGGACCTGTGGCTGCAGGTGTCCTGCAGCGTTACTCAGAGACGCTGGAAGCGCTGACGAATGTCGGCAAACTGAGGGAAAAGTTCTCCGGGCTGGAAACTCGTGTGTCAGCGCTGGAGGACGGAAAAGTGGACGAGACGCAACTCCAGACCCAGCTGAGTCCACTCAGAGAGGACAGACGCGCGTCTGTAAACCACTTTACTGTGGAAGGGTTTCAGGACCTGAACAAAAACCTGATGGATCAGCTGAACCAGCAGAAGGTGCTGATGGGAGGAGTCATGAGTGACCAccagagg acgGTGGACGACGTTCAGCAGACGATTGTTCAGCTTCAGGACGAGTGTGAAAAGCTGCAGGACTCGATGAGACGTCTGTACGAGGACAGTGGACAGAAACAGCGCCACATAGAG GAAATGTATCAGACGATGCAGCAGCTGGACGAGAGGAAGGCCGACAAACACATGGTCGAGACGGAAATT AAGGCGGACAAATGTGCTCTGGACGGTAAAGTGAGTCGCCGGCAGTTTGACTCTGCGACAGAGCAGCTCACCGACATGTTCCACGAGCTGCTGAGCAAAGTGACGGGTCAGGAGCAGAACTGGCACAAGGTCGTCCACCAACTGTCCACTGAGATGGAGTGTAAG CTGAACCGGATCGAGCTGGACTCTGTGAAGAAGCAGCTTGAAGATCGTTGGAAGAACATCCACGAGAAGCTGCGGAAACAGGAAGCTCCCGAACATGACGACGCTGCCGCCATCAGGAA GCGCCTGGTGGACAGATTTCACTGTCTCTCCTGTGACCGACCTGTCGTCAAACACACACCAGGACC acactTGGTGGCGCTGCCCTCCACTCCTGGATTCCCCTCACACAGATCCATGAGGCCGTTCACCGTTTATGCTCTGGAGCAGTTTCGACATAATAACAGGAG tgatCACGTCCCTGAGCTGCCAGACTACTGCCACCTGGTGGTGTCGCGGAGCTGCGGCGGGAGTCACACTGTCACATCGGCCAACCAGCGGCGCAGCGGCGTGCAGTCCACGAAGAGCCACGCCCTCCCGGACGTAGACGTCCTTATCCCG TCAGAGGAGGTGGACATCATCGGACTAGATGGACATATTTACAGAGGTCGCCTGAACGCACCATCcatcagaaacacagaaaccaaACTTCCTACGATCTTCACTAAAGATG GCTCCAGGATTAAACACAAAAGCAGAGGTTTTACGTCGaacagagctgctgcttcttcaccTGAGACTCACAACAGCCGctcag TTTAG
- the LOC122784780 gene encoding uncharacterized protein C16orf96 homolog isoform X1 has translation MFAVKKHSSQEEETRHLRALKEKLSVKLSRPQTNKQTNMSEEDALTLKELLDLSIGTPQAGTVNFSALHALLLAVLRRLGLRDVKVRWRASPPGDAASPLQVDEDEEEDVEPEPQSGSELQERTGGQSELCSRLQSCEDGVSELMKLIPDNLKDEIKELHHQHSMLVAETETAVAAVETCRHSVDDLKTLRDVDTSVFVTWDVMQSSLLGHRGHLDEDLDEEVVDEASEIRPTHTRLHSTSDRHHPSSETWPHQKTDPGPGPVAAGVLQRYSETLEALTNVGKLREKFSGLETRVSALEDGKVDETQLQTQLSPLREDRRASVNHFTVEGFQDLNKNLMDQLNQQKVLMGGVMSDHQRTVDDVQQTIVQLQDECEKLQDSMRRLYEDSGQKQRHIEEMYQTMQQLDERKADKHMVETEIKADKCALDGKVSRRQFDSATEQLTDMFHELLSKVTGQEQNWHKVVHQLSTEMECKLNRIELDSVKKQLEDRWKNIHEKLRKQEAPEHDDAAAIRKRLVDRFHCLSCDRPVVKHTPGPHLVALPSTPGFPSHRSMRPFTVYALEQFRHNNRSDHVPELPDYCHLVVSRSCGGSHTVTSANQRRSGVQSTKSHALPDVDVLIPSEEVDIIGLDGHIYRGRLNAPSIRNTETKLPTIFTKDGSRIKHKSRGFTSNRAAASSPETHNSRSVSSGSGQDWPMSSQSSIARPAAAAEQQVDL, from the exons ATGTTCGCCGTCAAAAAACATtcgtcacaggaagaagaaacacGTCACCTGCGCGCGCTCAAAGAGAAACTTTCAGTGAAACTttcccgcccacaaacaaacaaacaaacaaacatgtcggAGGAGGACGCGCTCACTCTGAAGGAGCTGTTGGATTTATCCATCGGGACACCTCAGGCGGGCACCGTCAACTTCAGCGCCCTGCACGCGCTGCTCCTCGCCGTGCTGAGGCGGCTCGGACTCCGTGATGTGAAGGTCCGGTGGAGGGCGTCTCCGCCCGGGGACGCCGCCTCACCGCTGCAGgtggacgaggacgaggaggaggacgtggaGCCCGAGCCTCAGTCCGGCTCAGAGCTCCAGGAACGGACAGGCGGACAGTCGGAGCTCTGCTCCCGCCTCCAGAGCTGCGAGGACGGCGTGTCTGAG CTCATGAAGCTCATACCAGATAATCTGAAGGATGAAATTAAGGAGCTCCACCACCAGCACAGT ATGCTTGTTGCTGAGACAGAGACGGCGGTCGCCGCCGTGGAGACGTGCCGCCACAGTGTGGACGAcctg AAAACGCTGCGTGACGTGGACACGAGTGTCTTTGTGACCTGGGACGTGATGCAGTCGTCTCTGCTCGGACACAGAGGACACCTGGACGAGGACCTGGACGAG GAAGTTGTTGATGAGGCTTCAGAGatcagacccacacacacacgtctccacAGCACCTCTGACAGACACCACCCGTCCTCAGAGACCTGGCCTCACCAGAAGACTGATCCTGGACCAGGACCTGTGGCTGCAGGTGTCCTGCAGCGTTACTCAGAGACGCTGGAAGCGCTGACGAATGTCGGCAAACTGAGGGAAAAGTTCTCCGGGCTGGAAACTCGTGTGTCAGCGCTGGAGGACGGAAAAGTGGACGAGACGCAACTCCAGACCCAGCTGAGTCCACTCAGAGAGGACAGACGCGCGTCTGTAAACCACTTTACTGTGGAAGGGTTTCAGGACCTGAACAAAAACCTGATGGATCAGCTGAACCAGCAGAAGGTGCTGATGGGAGGAGTCATGAGTGACCAccagagg acgGTGGACGACGTTCAGCAGACGATTGTTCAGCTTCAGGACGAGTGTGAAAAGCTGCAGGACTCGATGAGACGTCTGTACGAGGACAGTGGACAGAAACAGCGCCACATAGAG GAAATGTATCAGACGATGCAGCAGCTGGACGAGAGGAAGGCCGACAAACACATGGTCGAGACGGAAATT AAGGCGGACAAATGTGCTCTGGACGGTAAAGTGAGTCGCCGGCAGTTTGACTCTGCGACAGAGCAGCTCACCGACATGTTCCACGAGCTGCTGAGCAAAGTGACGGGTCAGGAGCAGAACTGGCACAAGGTCGTCCACCAACTGTCCACTGAGATGGAGTGTAAG CTGAACCGGATCGAGCTGGACTCTGTGAAGAAGCAGCTTGAAGATCGTTGGAAGAACATCCACGAGAAGCTGCGGAAACAGGAAGCTCCCGAACATGACGACGCTGCCGCCATCAGGAA GCGCCTGGTGGACAGATTTCACTGTCTCTCCTGTGACCGACCTGTCGTCAAACACACACCAGGACC acactTGGTGGCGCTGCCCTCCACTCCTGGATTCCCCTCACACAGATCCATGAGGCCGTTCACCGTTTATGCTCTGGAGCAGTTTCGACATAATAACAGGAG tgatCACGTCCCTGAGCTGCCAGACTACTGCCACCTGGTGGTGTCGCGGAGCTGCGGCGGGAGTCACACTGTCACATCGGCCAACCAGCGGCGCAGCGGCGTGCAGTCCACGAAGAGCCACGCCCTCCCGGACGTAGACGTCCTTATCCCG TCAGAGGAGGTGGACATCATCGGACTAGATGGACATATTTACAGAGGTCGCCTGAACGCACCATCcatcagaaacacagaaaccaaACTTCCTACGATCTTCACTAAAGATG GCTCCAGGATTAAACACAAAAGCAGAGGTTTTACGTCGaacagagctgctgcttcttcaccTGAGACTCACAACAGCCGctcag tctCCAGCGGCTCGGGTCAGGACTGGCCGATGTCGTCTCAGAGCTCCATTGCtcgacctgcagcagctgcagagcagcAGGTCGACCTGTAG